One stretch of Variovorax sp. TBS-050B DNA includes these proteins:
- a CDS encoding ABC transporter ATP-binding protein, giving the protein MNTSEPLLEAKALCAWYGAAQILYDVDLEVRRGEVVALMGRNGAGKSTTLKALIGMLGKRRGAVRFLGHDISKSEPHHAARLGLGFVPEDRRVFTDLTVMENLEVGKQAPRRWTDGSEAPLWTPERLFKLFPNLGEMPHRPGGRMSGGEQQMLTVARTLMGNPYLVLLDEPSEGVAPVIVEQMANMILELKAQGVSILLSEQNMHFAELVSDRAYVLEKGQIRYQATMAELAANEEVRRAYLSV; this is encoded by the coding sequence ATGAACACCTCGGAACCTCTTCTAGAAGCCAAGGCCCTGTGCGCCTGGTACGGCGCCGCGCAGATTCTCTACGACGTCGACCTCGAGGTGCGGCGCGGCGAAGTGGTGGCGCTCATGGGGCGCAACGGCGCGGGCAAGTCGACCACGCTCAAGGCGTTGATCGGCATGCTCGGCAAGCGCCGCGGCGCGGTGCGCTTCCTCGGCCACGACATCTCGAAGAGCGAGCCGCACCATGCGGCGCGCCTGGGCCTGGGCTTCGTGCCCGAGGACCGGCGCGTGTTCACCGACCTCACGGTGATGGAGAACCTCGAAGTGGGCAAGCAGGCGCCGCGGCGCTGGACCGACGGCAGCGAGGCGCCGCTGTGGACGCCCGAGCGGCTGTTCAAGCTGTTCCCGAACCTCGGCGAGATGCCGCACCGCCCGGGCGGCCGCATGAGCGGCGGTGAGCAGCAGATGCTCACGGTGGCGCGCACGCTCATGGGCAACCCCTACCTGGTGCTGCTCGACGAGCCCTCTGAGGGCGTGGCGCCCGTGATCGTCGAGCAGATGGCGAACATGATCCTCGAGCTCAAGGCGCAGGGCGTGAGCATCCTGCTGTCGGAGCAGAACATGCACTTCGCCGAACTGGTCTCCGACCGCGCCTACGTGCTCGAGAAGGGCCAGATCCGCTACCAGGCCACGATGGCCGAGCTCGCGGCCAACGAGGAGGTGCGCCGCGCCTACCTGAGCGTCTAG
- the pncA gene encoding bifunctional nicotinamidase/pyrazinamidase, with protein MHRRSFVARSAATALGLAGGLGSLSLNAFAAGRVKPDGKSALLVIDVQNCFVDGGTLPVKGGAEVVPVINRIAGAFANIVVTQDWHTPGHASFASAHAGQKPFSSIKLSYGNQVLWPDHCVQGTDDAALHKDLQLPTAQLVIRKGFNKGVDSYSAFEEADRKTPTGLGGYLKQRGIRTVYVAGLATDFCVAWTALDARKAGFEVYVIEDATRAIDLNGSLAAAWKQMTAKGVRRIQSGDIDA; from the coding sequence ATGCACCGCAGAAGCTTCGTCGCAAGATCCGCTGCCACCGCCCTCGGCCTGGCCGGCGGCCTCGGCAGCCTGAGTCTCAACGCCTTCGCGGCGGGCAGGGTGAAGCCCGACGGCAAGTCGGCGCTGCTCGTCATCGACGTGCAGAACTGCTTCGTCGACGGCGGCACGCTGCCCGTGAAGGGCGGTGCCGAGGTGGTGCCGGTGATCAACCGGATCGCGGGCGCCTTCGCCAACATCGTGGTCACGCAGGACTGGCACACGCCCGGCCATGCCTCGTTCGCGAGCGCGCATGCGGGCCAGAAGCCGTTCAGCAGCATCAAGCTGAGCTATGGCAACCAGGTGCTCTGGCCCGACCACTGCGTGCAGGGCACCGACGACGCGGCGCTGCACAAGGACCTGCAGCTGCCCACCGCGCAGCTGGTCATCCGCAAGGGCTTCAACAAGGGCGTCGACAGCTACTCGGCCTTCGAGGAGGCCGACCGCAAGACGCCCACGGGCCTCGGCGGCTACCTCAAGCAGCGCGGCATCAGGACCGTCTACGTCGCCGGCCTCGCGACCGACTTCTGCGTGGCCTGGACCGCGCTCGACGCGCGCAAGGCCGGCTTCGAGGTCTACGTGATCGAGGACGCCACGCGCGCGATCGACCTCAACGGTTCGCTCGCGGCGGCCTGGAAGCAGATGACGGCCAAGGGCGTCAGGCGCATCCAGTCCGGCGACATCGACGCCTGA
- a CDS encoding ABC transporter ATP-binding protein — MSLLKVHNLGKSFGGVKAVDGISFELPPGELLALIGPNGAGKSTTFNMVNGQLKADQGSITLDGQELVGRRPREIWRMGVGRTFQIAETFASLTVVENVQMALLSHDHKLFSMWRRAADHKREEALALLDQVGMKSQADRPCSVLAYGDVKRVELAIAMANSPKLLLMDEPTAGMAPKERNSLMALTKQLVIDRGMAVLFTEHSMDVVFAYADRMIVLARGRLIAQGKPLEIRDHPKVQEVYFGTGKTFEKAAA, encoded by the coding sequence ATGAGCCTTCTGAAAGTGCACAACCTCGGCAAGTCCTTCGGCGGCGTGAAGGCCGTCGACGGCATCAGCTTCGAGCTGCCGCCCGGCGAGCTGCTTGCGCTGATCGGGCCCAACGGCGCGGGCAAGTCCACCACCTTCAACATGGTCAATGGCCAGCTCAAGGCCGACCAGGGCTCGATCACGCTCGACGGCCAGGAACTCGTGGGCCGCCGGCCGCGCGAGATCTGGCGAATGGGCGTGGGCCGCACCTTCCAGATCGCCGAGACCTTCGCCTCGCTCACGGTGGTCGAGAACGTGCAGATGGCACTGCTCTCGCACGACCACAAGCTGTTCTCGATGTGGCGCCGCGCCGCCGACCACAAGCGCGAGGAGGCGCTCGCCCTGCTCGACCAGGTCGGCATGAAGTCGCAGGCCGACCGGCCCTGCAGCGTGCTGGCCTACGGCGACGTGAAGCGCGTCGAGCTCGCGATCGCGATGGCCAACAGTCCGAAGCTGCTGCTGATGGACGAGCCCACGGCCGGCATGGCGCCCAAGGAGCGCAATTCGCTGATGGCGCTGACCAAGCAGCTGGTGATCGACCGCGGCATGGCGGTGCTCTTCACCGAGCACAGCATGGACGTGGTGTTCGCGTATGCCGACCGCATGATCGTGCTCGCGCGCGGCCGCCTGATCGCGCAGGGCAAGCCGCTCGAGATCCGCGACCACCCCAAGGTGCAGGAGGTCTACTTCGGCACCGGCAAGACCTTCGAAAAGGCAGCGGCATGA